DNA from Spartinivicinus poritis:
AGCCTGTGCTGTAATCCACTATCAGCTAAAATGGCAGGTATATTCAGAAACAACCAGGCAATTAGTAAAACAATGCCCAGCAACACTAACGAACCAAATACCTGGAAATCAGTTAACAAAAAGCCTGAGAAACTCAAAACGATACCTTACAATAAAAGAAGAAAGTCGTAGTAGATACCCATGATAGGCACATCAGCATCAGGTTTGGTGTAGTGAAAATACTGACTCTTTTGTACCCAGTTTATGATATGATCCTGCGCCAATTTGGGTATCTAACTAAACCCTACATCTAGCAACCTCTACTCTGGCTATTTCATAAACTTGCATAAATATAATGTTATGAAATACCCAACTCGTAGTAACTAATGAAGTAACCTGATGATAGATCTTATCACGCAAAAAACCGCATCACTGAAAAATGACTTACTCTCAGGCCTAACCGTTGCGTTAGCACTGGTGCCTGAAGCAGTTGCCTTTGCATTTGTGGCAGGGGTCGAGCCCTTAGTTGGTCTCTATGCTGCTTTTATGGTTGGCCTGATCACTTCGTTAATTGGTGGCCGCCCAGGCATGATATCTGGTGCTACTGGCGCCCTGGCTGTCGTCATGGTCACTCTAGTTGCAGAGCATGGAGTCGAATATTTATTTGCTACTGTTGTATTGATGGGGCTAATTCAAATATCAGCAGGGCTACTAAAACTAGGCAAGTTTATCCGTATGGTACCCCACCCAGTCATGCTGGGTTTTGTGAATGGCCTAGCTATTGTTATATTCTTAGCTCAACTGGGTAATTTTGGAGAAAATAGTGGTGAAGGCTGGTTGGCCAATACTGTTTTAGAAGGCTCGGTTATTGATGTTGCCTGGATGCAAGGCCCTGAACTATGGGTCATGCTTGGTTTAGTGGCGCTAACTATGGCAATTATTTTTATCCTGCCTAAGCTGACTAATGCCATTCCAGCGTCTTTAGCTGCAATCGTCACTGTTTCACTGCTTGTGATTGGCTTTGGAATCGAAACCAAAACTGTAGGAGATGTCGCCTCTATCGCTGGTGGCTTACCAAACTTCCATATTCCTATGGTGCCACTTAGCTTAGAAACCCTTTGGATCATTCTGCCCTATTCAATAATCCTGGCTGCCATTGGTTTAATTGAGTCTCTCCTTACATTAAGTCTAATTGATGAAATCACCGAAACTCGCGGTAAAGGTAACCGCGAGTGTATCGGACAGGGTGTTGCTAACACAGTGACTGGTTTATTTGGGGGCATGGGTGGCTGCGCTATGATTGGCCAGAGCATGATAAATGTAAACTCTGGTGGCCGCGGTCGTTTATCTGGCATTACAGCAGCCTTGTGTTTGTTAGCCTTTATTCTGTTCGCCTCCTCACTGATTGAGCAAATACCCATTGCTGCACTGGTTGGTGTAATGTTTATTGTGGTAATTGGCACCTTTGAATGGACAAGCTTCAGAATTATTCGCAAAATTCCAATATCTGATGCTTTCGTACTCATCCTGGTTTCAGGAGTTACCGTTGCCACAGACCTGGCTATTGCTGTAATCGTTGGAGTGATTGTTTCTGCATTGGTATTTGCTTGGGAGCACGCCAAGCATATTTATGCGGAACTTAGCGAAGAAGGCGAAAGTAAAATTTATGCCTTAAGAGGCCCATTGTTTTTTGGTTCGGTCTCCCATTTTAGAGAAATCTTCCATCCTAAAACAGATCCAGACCATGTAATCATTGACTTTCAGCACTCCCGGGTATGTGACCATTCAGGTATTGAAGCAATAGATGCGTTAGCTGAACGTTATCAGACAGCAGGTAAAGTATTGCACTTACGCCATCTCAGCCCAGAGTGTATTGAGTTATTAGAAAAAGCCAAAAACCTGGTTGAAGTAGATGATATGACAGACCCTCACTACCATATTGCTACCGATAAATTGGCATAGCACTTCAGCCAATCAATCGTTGTAAACCTACCAGCAAACAGCTGGTAGGTCACTTCAGAGATTACCTTTAATTGTTTTTCACGCTTAACCAGTCGCTTATAATTTTAATAACCAGTTTATACTTTTGTCAGCTCTTCTTTCTTTGCTTTAAAAGAATTCAACTGGTGATGAGTAGGTGCCATAAAGATATAACAAACCAAAACAATAAAGCTTAAAAACACAACACTAGCAAATAATTCCAAACTATCTCGATAAAGAATATTCCAGCCTCCTAGCAATAAACCAGCCCATCCTAAACACAGGGTTAACCAGCCTGACCAGTGAATAAAGCGACAAGCCAACCCCAATACAGTAATAACGACTACAATAGACATCCATTTAAACCAAGTACTAATGATTAGTACATGAAGCCACCCTTGTAATTTAGAAGCTCCCGTATAACCAACATTTACTAAGTGGGTTAAATTGAGTAAAGCGATATTTTCAATAAAATCAGTTGCTAAAATAATCGCGACCAAGCCTAAACACCAATAGGTTAAGCTCGCCAGCAAAGGTTTATGCAACCATAGCAGTACAGCTAAAAAACTGGCATAAACAGCCATGAAAATAAAATCGATATAATTCCCCCAATCCATAGCACGGACAAGAGCATCGCGCAGATCAATATCATCACCAAACAAGTGAAATACCTCGGTTGGTGTCTGAGCAAACTCAAAGGCGATTATAGGAGTTTTCACCCCAGAGTAGGTCCAGGCTAATTCAGTAGGAAATATAAATCGAAGAACTAACCCTATTAGTAAGGTCATTACCCCTAAGCAGCGGGCAATTGATAATACAGTCCATGGCATCATAAAAAACTAACATATTATTGGGCTGCTGACATTTTTTATACTATCCATCACCAGCGGTTATCTATCAAACTACTCACAGCCATCAGCCCCCTTGATTCAATTCGAACCTATCCATACGGCTGCAACAGCTTTGTATTATGGTATTAGACAACTAATTAGTGGTGAGTACACCATCGGTTTTGAAAACAAGCCCTAGAGTTTTAAGTTATATGACATTACCAACGCATCTTCTCGCCCATCTGCTGCGGGGTAATAGTTTTTCCTTAATCCAATTTCGTCAAACCCAATTCGCTTATATAACCTAATAGCACTTAAGTTAGAGGATCTCACCTCAAGGAACATTACCTCAGCAGTCAGCTTCCTTGCCCTTGATAAAAAATAATTTAATAAAAACTGCCCATATCCATTGCCTTGAAATTCTGGTGCAACCGTAATATTAAGTAAATGCGCCTCTCCCACTGCTACTGAAAAAACCCCATGGCCAATTAATTTTTCTGCATTATCAATTACCCAACACTCATAGTCAGACTTCAAGCAGTCTTTAAAAATACCTTTACTCCAAGGATGGGAATACGCATTACACTCAACCTTCATTACTTCATCTAGAAGCTTGCAAGTCATCGGCAACACTTGTAAATCACTTGTCATCATAGGCTTAGTTTAGACTGGCGACCAATCTATCTTGGTAATTGCAGAAAGATCTTTCCAAGCTTCTTTTTTATACTGGGGCAGTCGTAGAATTTCATTCAGGCTATGAGTAACAGCTAACCACTGTTCGCTTTGTTGACTAACCCCTCGCACAGACTCAAAGTCCTTGTCTAAACCCAAGCCATATTTTACTGCCATAGCCCCCATCAAGATCACCAGTTTTTTACTTGAGAAACCTAGTTGTCCTTCCAAATATGCTTTTACTGCAGCACTCGCGACAGGCTCAGACTGATCAACAAACTGCTGAAAGGTAAAAGGCCACTTAAAGCTTTTAGCCTCATTAGCAGTGCTTTTAATGTTTAATGCAGCAAGCAGGTTATTAACTAGTGAATAATGTAATACTGATAGTTCATTGACTCCACTATAAGGCAGCTCAGTAACTAACATCACTTGCTCAGTAGGTGACATACAAACCAGCTGAAAATAGCAAGACTCGGTTAGCGTTACCTGTATTTCTTTAACTTGTTCAGCTTCTAGTTTTGGCTGATCTGTCATCCCTTCTTTAGTAAAGTCAGCTGCCGACTTCTTACTATTAACCAAAGAGTCACGTATTTGTAATTTAGCCAATTTAGGCCGCTCAGAAAAACTCTCAGGTAAGCCGTGGGAAAATTCTTCTGACTGAGTTATAGCAGCTTGCTGATGGGTCGCAGGAGCCTCTACTAAACTTTCACTGCTAGCAACAGGCCAATAGTAGTCTGGTGTAGGCTGCGCACCAGGTAGCTGATAACGAGGAAACCAAGACGGGATTCCCATCGCTTGCAGATAAGCCTGACGCTGCTGCTCTAACATACTAATAACCCTACACTATTATAAACTTAAACATTGCCCACTTGAGGATGGGCTCTATGAACGCCTGCCTCTAGTAAATTAAGAGCGTTAATGTAAGCCTTAGCTGATGCAATGACAATATCCGTATCAGCACCATTACCATTCACTATTCTTCCTCCTCGTTCCAACCGCACCGTTACCTCTCCTTGTGAGTCAGTTCCACTGGTAATCGCATGTACTGAGTACAACTCCAAAGATGTATTGGATTCAGCAATTACCTCAATTGCTTTAAAGGTTGCGTCCACTGGCCCACTACCTTCAGAACTTGCTCTTCGCTCTTTACCACTAACGGAAAGTGTTATTTTAGCAACTGGTGTTTCTCCGGTTTTTGAGCATACTTCTAGTGTTTGCAATTTATAGGTTTCAGTAATTTCTGAAGTGCGAGTATCACTTACTAGCGCTTGTAGGTCTTCATCAAAAATTTCATGCTTTTTATCTGCAAGCTCCTTAAAACGAGCAAATGCGGTATTTAATTCCGCTTCTGAATTAAAATGCACCCCTAGCTCTTCAAGGCGTCCTTTAAAAGCTGTTCTCCCCGAATGCTTACCCAACACCATTTTATTGGCTTTCCAACCTACATCTTCTGCCTTCATTATCTCGTAGGTTTCTCGGTGCTTTAACATACCATCCTGATGAATCCCAGACTCATGAGCAAATGCATTGGCTCCAACAATCGCTTTGTTCGGTTGAATTGGAAATCCGGTAATACTCGATACTAACCGGGAAGTGGGCACAATGTGTTTTGTATCAATATTGGTTTCAACATTTAAAACATCCTGGCGGGTTCTAATTGCCATCACAATTTCTTCAAGTGAAGCATTGCCTGCTCGTTCTCCCAACCCATTGATCGTGCACTCCACCTGTCTTGCACCATGAGCAACGGCTGCCAAGGAGTTAGCGACTGCAAGACCCAAGTCATTGTGGCAGTGCACTGAAAAAATGGCTTTATCCGCATTTGGAATCCTTTCTATCAACTGCTGAAAAGTTTCTCCAAACTGATGAGGAATAGCATAACCCACGGTATCAGGGATATTGATTGTTCGTGCGCCAGCATTAATAGCTGCTTCAATAACCCGGCACAAAAAATCTAACTCAGATCGCCCTGCATCTTCACAGGAAAACTCAACATCATCAACCAAATTACGAGCACGCTTTACTGCATGGACAGCTTGCTCTAACACTTTTTCTGGCTCCATTCGCAGCTTATATTTCATATGAATTGGTGATGTTGCTATAAAGGTATGTATTCTAGGTGCATTAGCATTTTTTAATGCTTCTCCTGCCCGGTCAATATCTCCATCCAAGGCCCTGGACAAGCTACAAATACTGCTACCTTTAACGGTTTCAGCAATTGCTTTGACTGACTCAAAGTCACCAGGGCTTGCCATAGCAAATCCCGCTTCAATCACATCTACTCGCATTTTTTCCAAAGCTTTAGCAATCCGTAGCTTTTCATCCTTAGTCATAGAAGCACCAGGACTTTGCTCACCATCACGCAATGTCGTATCAAATATTACAACTCGATTATTATTCATAAAAACACTCCCACAAGCCCATCACTGGCTAATCAGAACACCTTTAAAGGTTAGATAATGAAATTAAGTGTTTAGTTGGATAAATATAATTATTTTCTGCCCTAAGGCAGGAGAGGGAGATTAAACTGAGTAGAACAAAGACGTTGCCAAATCACTATCTTAGTATTCTCTGCTGAAAAGGTCATGATTGACTGCCTTAACGCAACTTAATAATATTTAACTAGTTTGTAATATCTATATAGTTTTTTATGAACTACCCGTCAATAATAGTACTCTTCACTAAACTATGTAAAGGAAGCTCAGGGCCTTTTCTTAAAATCTTCACCGCTTAACCTTCTTTCATTACGCCTTTGATCTTCCCTTTCCCAATGATACTTATACAAGCTGGCTTCGTCCTGAAGTGCTTTTCGTAAAACTGAGTTTTCTGCAATCATTTCATTAATACGTGCTTGCTTCTTCTGCAAATGCTCTTGTTCAGATGGAAATAACTGAGGTAGCTGATTTTGCAGTTGCTCCTCTTTAACTACTTGCGAATCATTGATCATTTCTTCTGAATCAACAGATATATCAAGTGCCTGCGCACTTACAATTGGAAAAGCCGCGACAATAAAGCCACAGCACACAAGTAGATTTCTCATATTTTTCATGCTAACCATTTATTACCTATACCAAGTAAAGTCAGTAGTAATCATGCTATTCTCCCGACTAAAATCAGCAAATAAAAAACCCCCAGCAGAGAGTGCTGAGGGTTTTGGTATTAGGCGCTTGACGATGACCTACGACTGCCATGGATGGCAGGAGTGCAGTCAATGCAGGAGCAATTGGCTGTCTCTCACGTGAGAGTTTGTAAAACCAGACATACGAAAATGCCCTGACCAATACTGATCAGGGCATTTGAAATAGGTGCTTGACGATGACCTACTCTCACATGGGGAGACCCCACACTACCATCGGCGCGGAGCGGTTTCACTACTGAGTTCGGGATGGATTCAGGTGGTTCACACTCGCTATAGTCGTCAAGCAAAACTGGACAATTCGAAACTGTGTTTTGCTATTGCTTTCGTAATTTGAATTCTGCTTTGTACGCTTTGTAATACTCTTTAGCTTTTTTTAAGCTTTGCGTTCGATGTATTTTATTTCGTTGTACTTGCCTATTTCGCTTCGATTTGTACCCAAATCACTTTGGCGTTATATGGTCAAGCCTCACGAGCAATTAGTACGGGTTAGCTCAATGCCTCAC
Protein-coding regions in this window:
- a CDS encoding 2-isopropylmalate synthase translates to MNNNRVVIFDTTLRDGEQSPGASMTKDEKLRIAKALEKMRVDVIEAGFAMASPGDFESVKAIAETVKGSSICSLSRALDGDIDRAGEALKNANAPRIHTFIATSPIHMKYKLRMEPEKVLEQAVHAVKRARNLVDDVEFSCEDAGRSELDFLCRVIEAAINAGARTINIPDTVGYAIPHQFGETFQQLIERIPNADKAIFSVHCHNDLGLAVANSLAAVAHGARQVECTINGLGERAGNASLEEIVMAIRTRQDVLNVETNIDTKHIVPTSRLVSSITGFPIQPNKAIVGANAFAHESGIHQDGMLKHRETYEIMKAEDVGWKANKMVLGKHSGRTAFKGRLEELGVHFNSEAELNTAFARFKELADKKHEIFDEDLQALVSDTRTSEITETYKLQTLEVCSKTGETPVAKITLSVSGKERRASSEGSGPVDATFKAIEVIAESNTSLELYSVHAITSGTDSQGEVTVRLERGGRIVNGNGADTDIVIASAKAYINALNLLEAGVHRAHPQVGNV
- the rimI gene encoding ribosomal protein S18-alanine N-acetyltransferase, whose translation is MTCKLLDEVMKVECNAYSHPWSKGIFKDCLKSDYECWVIDNAEKLIGHGVFSVAVGEAHLLNITVAPEFQGNGYGQFLLNYFLSRARKLTAEVMFLEVRSSNLSAIRLYKRIGFDEIGLRKNYYPAADGREDALVMSYNLKL
- a CDS encoding SulP family inorganic anion transporter, yielding MIDLITQKTASLKNDLLSGLTVALALVPEAVAFAFVAGVEPLVGLYAAFMVGLITSLIGGRPGMISGATGALAVVMVTLVAEHGVEYLFATVVLMGLIQISAGLLKLGKFIRMVPHPVMLGFVNGLAIVIFLAQLGNFGENSGEGWLANTVLEGSVIDVAWMQGPELWVMLGLVALTMAIIFILPKLTNAIPASLAAIVTVSLLVIGFGIETKTVGDVASIAGGLPNFHIPMVPLSLETLWIILPYSIILAAIGLIESLLTLSLIDEITETRGKGNRECIGQGVANTVTGLFGGMGGCAMIGQSMINVNSGGRGRLSGITAALCLLAFILFASSLIEQIPIAALVGVMFIVVIGTFEWTSFRIIRKIPISDAFVLILVSGVTVATDLAIAVIVGVIVSALVFAWEHAKHIYAELSEEGESKIYALRGPLFFGSVSHFREIFHPKTDPDHVIIDFQHSRVCDHSGIEAIDALAERYQTAGKVLHLRHLSPECIELLEKAKNLVEVDDMTDPHYHIATDKLA